The Blastocatellia bacterium genome contains the following window.
ACGAAGACGTTGACCTGAACGGCAGCGGCTCCGATGATGGCCGGTCCCATGAGCCGGAGGATCTGCCGCACCCCCTCGTCGCGGAAGTCCACGATCGGCTCGTACCGAAATCCTACGCGGGAAAGCGAAGGGACCTGAATGAGGAACTGCAGCGCGCCGCCGATGAGCGTCCCGATGGCCCATCCGATGATGGCGCGAGGGCCGAAGCTCGGATCCAGAAGGTAAGCACATCCCACGCCGCCGAGGATTGAGCCGATGTTGAAGAACGTCGAAGCGGAAGCCGGGATGCCGAAGCGATCCTTGCTGTTGAGGATGCCCATGGCGACAGCAGCCATCGCGACGAGGATGATGAATGGGAACATGAGGCGCGTCATCTCGATGGTGAGGGCCATCTTGCCCGGGATCGCTTCGAAGCCGCGCGCGATCAGTCCCACGATCTGCGGCGCCAGGAGAATGCCGAGGAGGGTCACTCCGGTGAGGACGAGCAGCAGTCCATTGAAGACGAGGTTCGCCAATCGCCAGGCGGCACGTTCCCCCTCGGTCACGAGGCGTTGCGAGAACGTGGAGACGAAGGCCGCGCTCAAGGCACCTTCAGCGAACAGATCGCGCAGCAGATTCGGAATACGGAAGGCAGCGATGAAAGCGTCCGAGTGCATGCCGACGCCGAAGACAGCGGCGAAGACTTGTTCGCGGACGAGGCCCAAGAGGCGGCTCCCCATGACGGCCAGGCTCACGACGCCGGCCGAGCGGGTGACGCGCCCCGCTGTCTCTTCCGCAATCGGCGGAGCGACCTGACTGAGCGAGTGTGGAGTTTCCGCGTTCATCGCCAATGCGCGCCATCGGCGCGAGAAGGGATTTTAGCCCAGAGCAGATGCGCGATGCACGTCGGCGCGCGATCTCCCT
Protein-coding sequences here:
- the murJ gene encoding murein biosynthesis integral membrane protein MurJ, with protein sequence MNAETPHSLSQVAPPIAEETAGRVTRSAGVVSLAVMGSRLLGLVREQVFAAVFGVGMHSDAFIAAFRIPNLLRDLFAEGALSAAFVSTFSQRLVTEGERAAWRLANLVFNGLLLVLTGVTLLGILLAPQIVGLIARGFEAIPGKMALTIEMTRLMFPFIILVAMAAVAMGILNSKDRFGIPASASTFFNIGSILGGVGCAYLLDPSFGPRAIIGWAIGTLIGGALQFLIQVPSLSRVGFRYEPIVDFRDEGVRQILRLMGPAIIGAAAVQVNVFVNTNFASYLGDGPVSWLNYAFRLMQFPIGVFGVAIGMATLPAVSRAAARGDLAEFRHTLTASLGLVFFLCFPSACGLIVLGEPIIRMIYEHGRFTAFDTEQTATALAFYAIGLTGYAAIKVLAPAFYALNDAHTPMRISLISIATNFTFNYLLVRQLGFGHRGLALSTSLVALFNFLALFVLMRRRIGYLEGRRLLESLGKIALASGVMALVCAMSFRELEVHFGRSGLAGHMLTALVPIGLGMITFFAACWGLRVKELDMARTALQRLRSR